From bacterium, the proteins below share one genomic window:
- a CDS encoding ABC transporter substrate-binding protein gives MTGRRALVLLAAVCLAALAPHPAESRGGTLNFAISGGPDTLDPQRTAATLAFQMMKSLYDTLVEPDDHGVLVPDLARSWAMSPDGQQWTFALRPGVHFHSGKALDAQDVVATFTRILDPKTASPKRGDYAAIERVEAVDPLTVRFVLTQAFAPFLAALGQGWGAILPKDAIASGDDLGSRPVGTGPFRIMEWSRDSYLRLGKFDGYFAKGEPELDGVTFRFVSEGPVKTAGLLTGEYDVVDAVDPLELPKLERDTRVTIVRRQSSTVNVVAINNARKPYTDVRVRRALWYAIDRAAVLKTAYGPGSSPVAEFMDALSPYYVDLGDPYPYNPAKAKLLLAEAGYPSGFSTDLALPQPYATHIKAGELVQAMLGSVGIQAKIRVVEFGFWLSRIFGGPHDYDLTIIGHTGKLDPDGRLAGYGDPARSYVQYSNPQVAALIDAGRFTLRADLRRRTYADALRRMTQDAAMVYLGEPEDLLAMRRGVRGVKEMYAIDTYDLRTAAK, from the coding sequence ATGACCGGCCGCCGTGCCCTCGTCCTGCTGGCCGCGGTCTGCCTGGCGGCGCTCGCCCCCCACCCGGCCGAGAGCCGGGGCGGCACCCTCAACTTCGCGATTTCCGGGGGGCCCGATACCCTCGATCCCCAGCGCACGGCGGCGACCCTCGCATTCCAGATGATGAAGAGCCTCTACGACACGCTGGTCGAGCCGGACGACCATGGGGTCCTGGTGCCCGATCTCGCCCGGTCGTGGGCGATGTCGCCGGACGGCCAACAGTGGACCTTCGCACTCAGGCCGGGCGTCCACTTCCACAGCGGAAAGGCGCTCGACGCCCAGGATGTGGTGGCGACCTTCACCCGGATCCTCGATCCCAAGACGGCGTCGCCGAAGCGGGGCGACTACGCGGCCATCGAGCGGGTCGAGGCGGTCGATCCGCTCACCGTCCGGTTCGTGCTCACCCAGGCCTTCGCCCCGTTCCTGGCGGCCCTGGGGCAGGGGTGGGGCGCGATCCTCCCCAAAGACGCGATCGCCTCTGGAGACGACCTCGGCAGCCGGCCGGTCGGCACCGGGCCGTTCCGGATCATGGAGTGGTCGCGAGACAGCTACCTGCGCCTGGGAAAGTTCGACGGGTACTTCGCCAAGGGCGAACCCGAGCTGGACGGGGTGACCTTCCGGTTCGTCTCGGAGGGCCCGGTGAAGACCGCCGGGCTCCTCACCGGCGAGTACGACGTCGTGGACGCGGTCGATCCGCTGGAACTGCCGAAGCTCGAACGCGACACCAGGGTCACGATCGTCAGGCGGCAGAGCTCGACCGTAAACGTCGTCGCGATCAACAACGCCCGCAAGCCCTACACCGACGTCCGGGTGCGCCGGGCGCTCTGGTACGCCATCGACCGGGCGGCCGTGCTCAAGACCGCCTACGGCCCGGGCTCCTCCCCCGTGGCGGAGTTCATGGACGCCCTGAGCCCGTACTACGTGGACCTCGGGGATCCGTATCCCTACAACCCGGCGAAAGCCAAGCTGCTGCTGGCCGAGGCGGGATACCCGTCGGGGTTCTCCACCGACCTCGCGCTCCCCCAGCCCTACGCGACGCACATCAAGGCCGGCGAGCTCGTCCAGGCGATGCTGGGGTCGGTGGGCATCCAGGCCAAGATCCGGGTGGTGGAGTTCGGATTTTGGCTGTCGAGGATTTTCGGCGGCCCGCACGATTACGATCTGACGATCATCGGCCACACCGGGAAGCTCGATCCGGACGGGCGGCTGGCCGGGTACGGCGACCCGGCCCGCAGCTACGTGCAGTACAGTAACCCCCAGGTCGCCGCCCTGATCGACGCCGGACGGTTCACCCTGCGGGCCGACCTGCGGAGGCGGACCTACGCCGACGCCCTCCGGCGGATGACCCAGGACGCGGCGATGGTGTACCTCGGCGAGCCCGAGGACCTGCTGGCGATGCGACGCGGCGTCCGCGGCGTGAAGGAGATGTACGCGATCGACACGTACGACCTCCGGACCGCCGCCAAGTAG
- a CDS encoding ABC transporter permease, with translation MRALRALTVVPTVVVTATIAFVLLRVIPGDPAALMLGLEAPPEELRQLRHQLGEDRPIWEQYAAWVGGLATGRLGESIRFRAPVAALIAERLPVTLSLAAAAIAVTVAVALPLGLLAAVRARSPLDLGLAAATQAGLAVPNFWVGILLLLGFSVTLRWLPLQGYAPIRGGAGAWVGHLVLPAVTLGVARAAQLMRFIRGSVLEELGRDYVRTARGKGLGERSVLLRHVLRNALIPVLTIAGLQFGFLLGGAVVVEQVFGLPGMGRLVLQGIFARDLPVVQGAVVVLAVLVCVLNTLVDLLYGAVDPRVGAG, from the coding sequence ATGCGCGCCCTCCGCGCCCTGACCGTCGTCCCCACCGTCGTCGTGACCGCCACGATCGCCTTTGTCCTGCTGCGCGTGATCCCGGGCGATCCCGCCGCCCTGATGCTCGGGCTGGAGGCCCCGCCCGAGGAGCTCCGTCAGCTCCGGCACCAGCTGGGGGAGGACCGGCCGATCTGGGAGCAGTACGCCGCCTGGGTCGGCGGGCTGGCGACCGGACGGCTCGGCGAGTCGATCCGCTTCCGTGCGCCGGTCGCGGCGCTGATCGCGGAGCGGCTGCCGGTGACGCTCTCGCTTGCCGCCGCGGCGATAGCGGTGACCGTCGCCGTCGCCCTCCCGCTCGGCCTGCTCGCCGCGGTGCGCGCCCGGTCGCCGCTCGACCTCGGCCTCGCGGCCGCCACCCAGGCCGGGCTCGCCGTCCCGAACTTCTGGGTGGGGATCCTGCTGCTGCTGGGCTTCAGCGTCACGCTGAGGTGGCTGCCCCTGCAGGGCTACGCGCCGATCCGCGGCGGCGCCGGGGCGTGGGTGGGGCATCTGGTGCTCCCCGCCGTCACGCTGGGGGTGGCCCGCGCCGCGCAGCTGATGCGGTTCATCCGCGGCTCGGTGCTCGAGGAGTTGGGCCGCGACTACGTCCGGACGGCGCGGGGGAAGGGGCTCGGCGAGCGATCGGTGCTGCTCCGCCACGTCCTGCGGAACGCGCTCATCCCGGTGCTGACGATCGCCGGATTGCAGTTCGGGTTTCTCCTCGGCGGCGCGGTCGTCGTGGAACAGGTCTTTGGGCTCCCCGGGATGGGCCGGCTGGTGCTGCAGGGGATCTTCGCCCGCGACCTCCCCGTGGTCCAGGGAGCGGTGGTCGTGCTCGCGGTGCTGGTCTGTGTCCTCAACACGCTGGTGGACCTGCTCTACGGCGCCGTCGATCCGCGGGTGGGGGCGGGATGA
- the pyk gene encoding pyruvate kinase, whose translation MPSDVPAALSPGLLARRTKIVATIGPASKDARVLRRLLAAGMDVARLNFSHGTREEHGRTIRLLRKIAAEAGLPLAILQDLQGPKIRVGRLAAPVRLVEGAEVVLTTRRVVGRGSQIPVPFPGLVRIVRPGGHILLRDGTLELQVLARRGRDVRCRVVRGGVLKERQGINLPGARLRGPSLTPKDAIDLRFGLRHGVDYVALSFVRSAADLRHARRALRRLGRTVPIVAKLEKAEAVRNLDEIVAEADAVMVARGDLGVELPPEEVPLIQKRIITRANERGIPVITATQMLESMVRQARPTRAETSDVANAILDGSDAVMLSEETAAGRFPVEAVQAMARIARAVESGTEFSSGSRRPARPSFLHAIATAARALAADLAMDMVVALTTTGRTARLLSQMRPPVPVLACTEDERVARLLSLYWGVRPLLTRFQPTLRAMVRVLDRELIRRGVASAGDALVVVGSVPIVARGRTNFIQLHRVGRSGTEA comes from the coding sequence ATGCCCAGCGATGTGCCGGCCGCCCTCTCCCCCGGGCTGCTCGCCAGGCGGACGAAGATCGTGGCGACGATCGGCCCCGCCAGCAAAGACGCCAGGGTCCTCCGGCGGCTCCTCGCCGCGGGGATGGACGTGGCGCGGCTGAATTTCTCGCACGGCACGCGCGAGGAGCACGGGCGCACGATCCGGCTCCTCAGGAAGATCGCCGCCGAGGCCGGCCTCCCCCTGGCGATCCTCCAAGATCTCCAAGGCCCCAAGATCCGGGTGGGGCGGCTCGCCGCGCCGGTGCGGCTCGTGGAGGGTGCCGAAGTCGTCCTCACGACCCGCCGTGTCGTGGGGAGGGGGAGCCAGATTCCCGTCCCGTTCCCCGGGCTGGTGCGGATCGTCAGGCCCGGCGGGCACATCCTGCTGCGGGACGGCACCCTGGAACTTCAGGTGCTGGCCAGACGCGGACGCGACGTCCGCTGCCGGGTGGTGCGGGGCGGCGTGCTCAAGGAGCGCCAGGGGATCAACCTCCCCGGTGCCCGGCTGCGGGGGCCGTCGCTCACGCCCAAGGACGCGATCGACCTCCGGTTCGGGCTGCGCCACGGGGTCGACTACGTCGCGCTGAGCTTCGTCCGCAGCGCCGCCGACCTCAGGCACGCGCGGCGGGCGCTGCGCCGGTTGGGGCGGACGGTGCCGATCGTCGCCAAACTCGAGAAAGCGGAGGCGGTCCGCAACCTCGACGAGATCGTCGCGGAGGCGGACGCGGTGATGGTGGCGCGGGGCGACCTCGGCGTGGAGCTGCCTCCGGAGGAAGTCCCGCTCATCCAGAAGCGGATCATCACCCGGGCGAACGAGCGGGGGATCCCCGTGATCACCGCGACCCAGATGCTCGAGTCCATGGTCCGCCAGGCGCGGCCGACCCGGGCCGAGACCTCGGATGTCGCGAACGCCATCCTGGACGGCAGCGACGCGGTGATGCTCTCCGAGGAGACGGCGGCCGGCCGGTTCCCGGTCGAAGCGGTGCAGGCGATGGCCCGCATCGCCCGGGCGGTGGAATCCGGGACCGAATTCTCGTCGGGAAGCCGCCGCCCCGCGCGGCCGAGCTTCCTGCACGCGATCGCCACCGCCGCCCGGGCGCTGGCGGCGGACCTCGCCATGGACATGGTGGTCGCGCTCACCACGACCGGCCGCACCGCGCGCCTGCTCTCGCAGATGCGGCCGCCGGTGCCGGTGCTCGCCTGCACGGAGGACGAGCGCGTCGCGCGCCTGCTGAGCCTCTACTGGGGCGTGCGCCCGCTGCTGACCCGGTTTCAGCCGACGTTGCGGGCGATGGTGCGGGTGCTCGACCGGGAGCTCATCCGCCGCGGCGTCGCCAGTGCCGGGGATGCTCTGGTCGTGGTCGGGTCGGTCCCGATCGTCGCCCGAGGGCGGACGAACTTCATCCAGCTCCACCGCGTCGGCCGGAGCGGCACGGAGGCCTGA
- a CDS encoding ABC transporter permease → MTPRRASPHFIVGFALVAFVLAGVLYEAMWGGNATTRIAIEERLQPPTGAHVFGTDDLGRDLLARVLGGGAVAFEVGAVAVGIGLAAGVSLALVGLRWAGWPAAILAQLMNGLMAFPAILLALAIVAVLGTGYVQAMIAIGIVLVPVFWRQTRAQVLVVAGREFVEAARGLGATEGRILWRHVMPQVAPLLAIQATTTFSGAVLSEASLSFLGVGTQPPVPSWGRMLLEATRALGIAPWMAVFPGIALGIMVLGVNLLGDGLRDALDPQLRRVAGREPAL, encoded by the coding sequence ATGACCCCTCGGCGCGCCTCGCCCCATTTCATCGTCGGCTTCGCGCTGGTAGCATTCGTCCTCGCCGGCGTCCTGTACGAGGCGATGTGGGGGGGAAACGCGACGACCCGGATCGCGATCGAGGAGCGGCTTCAGCCGCCGACCGGGGCCCACGTCTTCGGCACCGACGATCTCGGCCGCGATCTCCTCGCCCGGGTGCTCGGCGGCGGCGCCGTGGCGTTCGAGGTAGGGGCCGTCGCCGTGGGGATCGGCCTCGCCGCGGGGGTCTCGCTGGCGCTGGTGGGCTTGCGGTGGGCGGGGTGGCCGGCGGCGATCCTGGCCCAGCTGATGAACGGGCTGATGGCGTTCCCGGCGATCCTGCTGGCGCTGGCGATCGTGGCGGTGCTCGGCACCGGCTACGTGCAGGCGATGATCGCGATCGGGATCGTCCTCGTGCCGGTGTTCTGGCGGCAGACCCGGGCGCAGGTGCTCGTCGTCGCCGGCCGCGAGTTCGTGGAGGCCGCGCGCGGCCTCGGCGCGACCGAGGGGCGCATCCTCTGGCGGCACGTCATGCCCCAGGTCGCCCCGCTTTTGGCGATCCAAGCGACGACGACGTTCAGCGGGGCGGTGCTGAGCGAGGCGTCGCTCAGCTTTCTCGGCGTCGGCACCCAACCCCCGGTGCCGTCGTGGGGCCGCATGCTGTTGGAGGCGACGCGCGCGCTCGGGATCGCGCCGTGGATGGCGGTGTTCCCCGGGATCGCCCTCGGGATCATGGTGCTGGGGGTCAACCTGCTGGGGGACGGCCTCCGCGACGCGCTGGATCCCCAACTCCGGCGCGTGGCGGGACGGGAGCCGGCGCTGTGA
- a CDS encoding MTH1187 family thiamine-binding protein encodes MAILAISVTPIGTGSPSVGAYVADALGVIKRSGLRYQLRAMHTEVEGGLEELLALVPAIHRACFARGALRLSTVIKIDDRRDAPSSIEGKVRSVVDRIPQP; translated from the coding sequence GTGGCGATTCTGGCGATCAGCGTGACCCCGATTGGGACGGGATCCCCGAGCGTGGGGGCGTACGTCGCCGACGCGCTCGGGGTGATCAAGCGGAGCGGCCTGCGCTACCAGCTCCGGGCGATGCACACCGAGGTGGAGGGCGGGCTCGAGGAACTGCTGGCGCTCGTGCCGGCGATCCACCGGGCCTGCTTCGCCCGCGGAGCGCTGCGGCTCTCCACCGTCATCAAGATCGACGATCGCCGGGACGCGCCCTCTTCTATAGAAGGGAAGGTGCGTTCGGTCGTGGATCGAATACCCCAGCCATGA